The DNA region cttcttcttcatcatcgtCGTCTTCCTCATCCGGCAGCAGCAGGAGTCGAAGCAGATCGTCAAAGAAAACATCACTCAAAAGTCAAGGTTGGGACTTTAAATAAGTGTTCCTTCTGGAaagaataatttatattttaataccTTGGAAACTACATTTCCAGAACAACAATTGCTTCTAAGAATATGCTACTAAAAAAATAACTTCACATGTTGGACAGATTCTGTAATGAGGAAGAGGTATTGTCCATATGTTTGCAATTTTGTTGACCAATATCCACATTAAAgcctattttaaatgtacaccTTTAAACATTATGTTAAATGTATCCCGGTACTGTAAACCTAATATTATACTGAAGGGATACTATTCATCTTATTTAGTCtcttaatattttttttctcttttcgtgtcataatgtttgtttgttatttgtattgttttgcttGTATTGCATTtgaaaaatgaacaaataaataaatgaattaggGAGCTTTAACATTTAGCATTAAAGTCTTATTACCAAATAACTCTGTTGAACTTCTTCTGTTTCCCTcagatgtaaaaacacaaaaaaagaagcgcagaagctcctcttcctcttcttcatcctcctcttcttcctcctcttcttcatcctcgTCGAGTGAcgaaaagacaaagaagaagaagaagaaaagtaaatCCAAGAAAAGTAAGtcgaagaagaaaaaggcaaagctgaagaagcagaagaaaaaggataaaaagaagaaagagaagctgaagaagaaagagaaagagaaggagaagaagaaagcagaggTGGTGTTGCCCAGTCCTCCAGTGGAGAAGCCTCCATCTTACCTGGAGGTGTGGCAGAGTGATGAGGGGGCAGTGGAGCTGGGACCTGGTGGGACATTACATTATTTCagggtttttaaatatatattatggcATTTTACCCTCTGGTTGTTGA from Cottoperca gobio chromosome 9, fCotGob3.1, whole genome shotgun sequence includes:
- the arl6ip4 gene encoding ADP-ribosylation factor-like protein 6-interacting protein 4 gives rise to the protein MMDHSRSPDRVGREKKLEKKKKRRRSPSSSSSSSSSSSSGSSRSRSRSSKKTSLKSQDVKTQKKKRRSSSSSSSSSSSSSSSSSSSSDEKTKKKKKKSKSKKSKSKKKKAKLKKQKKKDKKKKEKLKKKEKEKEKKKAEVVLPSPPVEKPPSYLEVWQSDEGAVELGPVMTDEQKARLSTKRPLTKEEYEARQSVIRRVVDPESGRTRLVRGEGEIIEEMVSREKHKEINKQATKGDGNAFQRKLGVNR